One Actinoplanes missouriensis 431 DNA segment encodes these proteins:
- a CDS encoding LacI family DNA-binding transcriptional regulator, which translates to MSRRRTLQDLADAAGLSLAATSYALRGVRGSPATILRVRQLADELGYTVDPIARALASGRTGSVGVSGSLRDLWQQDLSVMLTQALRRHGRYAMIADADADPSQERTIVEQFVAQRVDGAVVSPVDPSAAYWRLLDPAVAVVAIGDALTSRPGTGSVLFDNRYGVHTALAHLASFGHRRVGLLAPALTSTPGRPAEVLAVEVAGRLGLDLVAVAAPAATAEAVAVAAALLSDPARPTAVFCLSDSLAFAAYRAARDVGVRIPDELSVIGYDDHQLAGLVDPGLTTMAWDEDAIVDAAVGQLVGLLRDEAPGAPTFRPVLVVRGSTASPR; encoded by the coding sequence ATGTCACGGCGACGTACCCTGCAGGACCTGGCGGACGCCGCCGGTCTCTCGCTCGCCGCCACGTCGTACGCGCTGCGCGGTGTCCGCGGCTCCCCCGCCACCATCCTGCGGGTCCGGCAGCTCGCCGACGAGCTCGGATACACCGTGGACCCGATCGCCCGCGCCCTGGCCAGCGGCCGCACCGGTTCGGTCGGCGTCAGCGGCTCGCTGCGCGACCTGTGGCAGCAGGACCTGTCGGTGATGCTGACGCAGGCGCTGCGCCGGCACGGCCGGTACGCGATGATCGCCGACGCCGACGCCGACCCGTCGCAGGAACGCACGATCGTCGAGCAGTTCGTCGCGCAGCGCGTCGACGGCGCCGTGGTCTCACCCGTCGACCCGTCCGCGGCGTACTGGCGGCTGCTCGACCCGGCGGTGGCGGTCGTCGCGATCGGTGACGCGCTGACCAGCCGTCCCGGCACCGGCAGCGTGCTGTTCGACAACCGGTACGGGGTGCACACCGCCCTCGCCCATCTCGCCTCGTTCGGCCATCGCCGCGTCGGCCTGCTCGCTCCCGCGCTGACGTCCACTCCGGGCCGCCCGGCCGAGGTCCTGGCCGTCGAGGTGGCGGGCCGGCTCGGACTGGACCTGGTCGCCGTCGCCGCGCCTGCCGCGACCGCCGAGGCGGTGGCCGTCGCCGCCGCGCTGCTGTCCGATCCGGCCCGCCCGACAGCGGTGTTCTGCCTGAGCGACTCGCTGGCGTTCGCGGCGTACCGGGCGGCCCGCGACGTCGGCGTCCGGATCCCGGACGAGCTGTCGGTGATCGGCTACGACGACCACCAGCTGGCCGGTCTGGTCGATCCCGGGTTGACCACGATGGCCTGGGACGAGGACGCGATCGTGGACGCGGCGGTGGGCCAGCTGGTCGGCCTGCTGCGGGACGAGGCACCGGGCGCGCCGACGTTCCGCCCGGTCCTGGTGGTCCGCGGCTCCACGGCGAGCCCTCGCTGA
- a CDS encoding aromatic amino acid lyase, translating into MTASAAERVMISSPADLGPDLIAAVAGGTVRAGLAPGLLAALAENRAAVLAALDGDQPVYGVNTGMGALAGVRLDAGAQTRHQNTLMAGRSVGSAPWLSRARARALLAVRLRDLLHPAAGASPELCSNVAALLDADVIPAIPARGSGAAGEIIPLAHAGAALIGIGQVLDEAGRAADAGPALETAGLRPYSFGAKEGVAFLEGVPGLTGLAVLSARAARTLIDQVTAVVAAEHVVARASRDPWHPAFAAADPELRSVLDTLRGPGGPAVPGALQAPVSFRVSAPALAVALRAAGELEAAIGRALDGVTDSPAFLEGRFVGSAGFAGTDLVAAAGTLTAALVHLAELGVARLHRLLDADVTGLTRQLSDTPGVHAGMVAVHKRAAGVAHRLRRFAGAALIGPVETSAGQEDVQSFGFEAAECLDEVISGLRDVLACEILALHQASLLGASAAAPAAGITGLTGDAGLAEFAGVAGLAGLAGRLPASTRDRPFGRDLDVIIQILETG; encoded by the coding sequence ATGACCGCCTCCGCTGCCGAGCGGGTGATGATCAGCTCCCCGGCGGACCTCGGCCCGGACCTGATCGCCGCGGTCGCGGGCGGGACGGTCCGTGCCGGCCTCGCCCCCGGGCTTCTCGCCGCCCTCGCGGAGAACCGTGCGGCGGTGCTCGCCGCCCTCGACGGGGATCAGCCCGTCTACGGGGTCAACACCGGGATGGGCGCGCTCGCCGGTGTGCGGCTCGACGCCGGCGCCCAGACCCGCCATCAGAACACCCTGATGGCGGGACGCTCGGTCGGCTCGGCGCCGTGGCTGAGCCGGGCGCGGGCGCGCGCGCTTCTCGCCGTACGCCTGCGGGATCTCCTGCATCCGGCCGCCGGCGCCTCACCGGAGCTGTGCTCGAACGTGGCCGCGCTGCTCGACGCCGACGTGATCCCGGCGATCCCGGCGCGCGGCTCCGGCGCCGCCGGCGAGATCATCCCCCTCGCCCACGCCGGCGCCGCCCTGATCGGCATCGGACAAGTGCTGGACGAGGCGGGGCGGGCCGCCGACGCCGGGCCGGCGCTGGAGACCGCCGGGCTGCGACCGTATTCGTTCGGCGCCAAGGAGGGCGTCGCGTTCCTCGAGGGCGTTCCCGGCCTGACCGGGCTGGCGGTGCTGTCGGCGCGGGCGGCGCGCACGCTGATCGACCAGGTCACCGCGGTGGTGGCGGCCGAGCACGTGGTGGCGCGCGCGAGCCGCGACCCGTGGCACCCGGCGTTCGCGGCGGCCGACCCGGAGCTGAGGTCCGTCCTCGACACCCTGCGCGGACCGGGCGGGCCGGCGGTGCCCGGCGCGTTGCAGGCGCCGGTGTCGTTCCGGGTGAGCGCGCCCGCCCTGGCCGTCGCCCTGCGCGCGGCCGGGGAACTGGAGGCGGCGATCGGCCGGGCGCTCGATGGGGTCACCGACTCGCCGGCGTTCCTGGAGGGGCGATTCGTCGGGAGCGCCGGTTTCGCCGGGACGGATCTCGTGGCCGCGGCGGGAACGCTCACGGCCGCTTTGGTTCACCTCGCCGAGCTGGGGGTGGCCCGCCTGCACCGCCTGCTGGACGCCGACGTCACCGGGCTGACGCGGCAGCTTTCGGACACGCCCGGCGTGCACGCCGGGATGGTCGCGGTGCACAAACGGGCGGCGGGGGTGGCGCATCGGCTGCGGCGGTTCGCGGGCGCCGCGCTGATCGGGCCGGTGGAGACGTCGGCGGGTCAGGAGGATGTGCAGAGCTTCGGCTTCGAGGCGGCGGAGTGCCTGGACGAGGTGATCAGCGGTCTGCGCGACGTGCTGGCCTGCGAGATCCTGGCGTTGCACCAGGCGTCGCTGCTCGGCGCGTCCGCCGCGGCGCCGGCGGCCGGGATCACCGGACTGACCGGGGACGCCGGACTGGCTGAGTTCGCCGGGGTCGCGGGGCTGGCCGGGCTTGCCGGCAGGCTGCCGGCAAGCACGCGGGATCGGCCGTTCGGCCGCGACCTCGACGTGATCATCCAGATCTTGGAAACCGGCTAG
- a CDS encoding MurR/RpiR family transcriptional regulator: MAPEDWLVDRARQHRLSPAQRQIVQRMLRMFPEVAFLSTIEIAELTGVSQPTVTRLATALGFAGFGEFRAALREAVISGVPSQRAPERLDAGAATIERERENLAGLRRVVTGDAMTDAVRLLAGSTPLGVIGLRASAALADYFGYFARRILPSVEVCTNGATVSDTVVQLSRRDATAMLAFAMPRYPAATVAALRLSRRLGMSTVVVADTALVPFAAEADVLLAAPVATGLVADSHAAAVVLSVSLLDAIAATDPQRTRERLEAHESLADDGIHPA; the protein is encoded by the coding sequence ATGGCGCCTGAGGACTGGCTGGTCGATCGCGCGCGGCAGCACCGCCTCTCCCCTGCCCAGCGGCAGATCGTGCAGCGGATGCTCCGGATGTTCCCCGAGGTGGCGTTCCTGTCGACGATCGAGATCGCCGAACTGACCGGCGTCAGCCAGCCGACCGTGACCCGGCTCGCCACGGCGCTGGGCTTCGCCGGGTTCGGCGAGTTCCGGGCCGCGCTGCGCGAGGCGGTGATCTCCGGGGTGCCGTCACAGCGGGCGCCGGAGCGCCTGGACGCCGGCGCCGCGACGATCGAGCGGGAACGGGAGAACCTGGCGGGCCTGCGCCGGGTGGTCACCGGGGACGCCATGACCGACGCGGTACGCCTTCTCGCCGGGTCCACGCCGCTCGGGGTGATCGGACTGCGCGCGTCGGCCGCCCTGGCCGACTATTTCGGCTACTTCGCGCGGCGGATCCTGCCGTCCGTGGAGGTGTGCACCAACGGGGCCACGGTGTCCGACACCGTCGTGCAGCTGAGCCGGCGGGACGCGACCGCGATGCTCGCCTTCGCGATGCCCCGGTACCCGGCCGCCACGGTCGCCGCGCTCCGGCTGTCCCGCCGCCTCGGCATGTCCACGGTCGTGGTCGCCGACACCGCGCTGGTCCCGTTCGCCGCCGAGGCCGACGTGCTGCTGGCCGCCCCGGTCGCCACCGGGCTGGTCGCCGACTCGCACGCCGCCGCGGTGGTGCTGTCGGTCAGCCTCCTGGACGCGATCGCGGCCACTGATCCGCAGCGGACCCGGGAGCGCCTGGAGGCGCACGAATCGCTGGCCGACGATGGGATCCACCCCGCCTGA
- a CDS encoding TetR/AcrR family transcriptional regulator: MRARVALTPELIVDAASRLAENAGADALSIRALGKELGVDPTAVYRHFRDRDQIVLEVADRLLSGIVDGLPADLAWRARLEWLAQEVVRSFVAHPAIAPILALRTTRRQGEFRLAEAILGALRDAGLSDERAAVQHRVFDDTVMSYAAMISAYTAMDESSREGDESAWSREYRALPVRRYPNIAAVAQHFSGIEDETVLQELVGALLDRVEKLAAAE; encoded by the coding sequence TTGCGAGCCCGAGTCGCGCTGACCCCGGAGCTGATCGTTGACGCGGCGAGCCGGCTGGCGGAGAACGCCGGCGCCGACGCGCTCAGCATCCGGGCCCTCGGTAAGGAACTGGGGGTTGATCCGACCGCGGTCTACCGGCATTTCCGGGACCGGGATCAGATCGTGCTGGAGGTCGCGGACCGCCTGCTCAGCGGCATCGTCGACGGTCTCCCGGCGGACCTGGCGTGGCGCGCCCGGCTCGAGTGGCTGGCCCAGGAGGTGGTCCGGTCGTTCGTGGCGCACCCGGCGATCGCCCCGATCCTGGCGCTGCGGACGACCCGCCGCCAGGGCGAGTTCCGCCTGGCCGAGGCGATCCTCGGAGCGCTCCGCGACGCGGGACTCTCCGACGAGCGCGCGGCCGTGCAGCACCGCGTCTTCGACGACACCGTGATGTCCTACGCCGCGATGATCAGCGCCTACACCGCGATGGACGAGTCGAGCCGGGAGGGCGACGAGTCGGCGTGGTCCCGCGAGTACCGCGCGCTGCCGGTCCGCCGTTACCCCAACATCGCCGCGGTGGCGCAGCACTTCTCCGGCATCGAGGACGAAACGGTCCTCCAGGAGCTGGTGGGCGCCCTCCTCGATCGCGTCGAGAAGCTCGCCGCCGCCGAGTAA
- a CDS encoding NAD(P)/FAD-dependent oxidoreductase: protein MNRQSLSDVSYSTYWLADPGRPAVRGPLTGELSTDLVVVGGGYTGLWTAIIAKERNPERDVVLIEGGRIGHAASGRNGGFVAASLTHGFANGYSRWPEEIAELERLGLENLQGIEDTINRYGIDCEWERTGALDVATAPHEVEALRQGVELARGHGVGVEFLDHEAVQAEVASPRFLAGAYDRRGTAMVNPAKLAWGLAEVAERLGVRIFEGTFATEMARDGAGMAVRTPLGRVRARHVALGTNVFPSLVRRTRLYTIPVYDYALMTEPLTAAQMASVGWRSRQGLSDSGNQFHYFRQTADNRILWGGYDAIYHFGGKLDPSHEHRQETYHRLSDHFFDTFPQLEGLRFSHAWGGAIDTCTRFSAFFGAAYGGRVAYAAGYTGLGVAATRFGADVMLDLLSGARTARTRTRMVRSKPLPFPPEPVRWAGVELTRRSLAHADANGGRRNLWLKAMDAVGFGFDS from the coding sequence ATGAACCGACAGTCATTGAGCGACGTGAGTTACTCCACCTATTGGCTGGCGGACCCCGGACGGCCCGCCGTGCGCGGACCGCTCACCGGTGAGCTCTCCACGGACCTCGTCGTCGTCGGTGGCGGCTACACCGGGTTGTGGACCGCGATCATCGCGAAGGAGCGGAACCCGGAGCGTGACGTCGTCCTGATCGAGGGCGGCCGGATCGGGCACGCGGCGTCCGGGCGCAACGGCGGATTCGTGGCGGCGAGCCTCACCCACGGCTTCGCGAACGGCTACAGCCGCTGGCCGGAGGAGATCGCCGAGCTGGAACGGCTCGGCCTGGAGAACCTCCAGGGCATCGAGGACACCATCAACCGGTACGGCATCGACTGCGAATGGGAACGGACCGGCGCCCTGGACGTGGCGACCGCGCCGCACGAGGTCGAGGCGCTGCGCCAGGGCGTCGAGCTGGCGCGGGGTCACGGCGTCGGCGTCGAGTTCCTGGACCACGAGGCGGTGCAGGCCGAGGTGGCGTCGCCGCGGTTCCTGGCCGGGGCGTACGACAGGCGCGGCACCGCGATGGTCAACCCGGCGAAGCTCGCCTGGGGCCTCGCCGAGGTGGCCGAGCGGCTCGGCGTGCGCATCTTCGAGGGCACGTTCGCGACCGAGATGGCTCGCGACGGCGCCGGCATGGCGGTCCGCACGCCGCTCGGCCGGGTCCGCGCCCGGCACGTCGCGCTCGGCACCAACGTCTTCCCGTCGCTGGTGAGGCGCACCCGGCTCTACACCATCCCGGTGTACGACTACGCGCTGATGACCGAGCCGCTCACCGCCGCGCAGATGGCGTCGGTCGGCTGGCGCAGCCGGCAGGGGCTGTCCGACTCCGGCAACCAGTTCCACTACTTCCGGCAGACCGCCGACAACCGCATCCTCTGGGGCGGCTACGACGCGATCTACCACTTCGGCGGCAAGCTGGACCCGTCGCACGAGCACCGGCAGGAGACGTACCACCGGCTGTCGGACCACTTCTTCGACACGTTCCCGCAGCTCGAGGGGCTGCGGTTCAGCCACGCGTGGGGCGGGGCGATCGACACCTGCACGCGGTTCTCGGCGTTCTTCGGAGCGGCGTACGGCGGCCGGGTCGCCTACGCGGCCGGGTACACGGGTCTGGGCGTCGCGGCCACCCGGTTCGGCGCGGACGTGATGCTGGACCTGCTGTCCGGCGCCCGGACGGCCCGCACCCGGACCCGGATGGTCCGCTCGAAGCCGCTGCCGTTCCCGCCGGAGCCGGTGCGCTGGGCCGGGGTGGAACTGACCCGGCGGTCGCTCGCCCACGCGGACGCGAACGGCGGCCGCCGCAACCTGTGGCTGAAGGCGATGGACGCGGTCGGTTTCGGCTTCGACAGCTGA
- a CDS encoding HesA/MoeB/ThiF family protein encodes MSQVDTSRIDYLLANRNAADHIVVVGVGSGGFPVLQHLAMSGWANFTLVDPDTLDEPNLVKHPALRAELGRPKTAIARRWLLDRNPGVRCATVEADVLRLPEPELAELIGGAAMVVSATDSNPVRHFLNDQCVRHATPMTVGLVHRGGIGGTVLAYRPGVTGCYACMETVAEGLGHLPDDDELPITEEEAETHYGHNLRDVAAAGLSSDIAMIAALHARLTISELLSRDQRAESPNWISMRIRDDAGLAPEAHRLTLPAIDKCPSCGPITEAATETVTDRATDKVTDKATEG; translated from the coding sequence TTGAGCCAGGTCGACACTTCGCGGATCGATTACCTGCTGGCGAACCGGAACGCGGCGGATCACATCGTCGTGGTCGGCGTCGGCTCCGGCGGCTTCCCGGTGCTCCAGCACCTCGCGATGTCCGGCTGGGCGAACTTCACGCTCGTCGACCCGGACACGCTCGACGAGCCCAACCTCGTCAAACACCCCGCGCTCCGGGCCGAGCTCGGCCGGCCGAAGACCGCGATCGCCCGCCGCTGGCTGCTCGACCGCAATCCCGGGGTGCGCTGCGCGACGGTCGAGGCGGACGTGCTCCGGCTGCCGGAGCCGGAGCTGGCCGAGCTGATCGGCGGGGCCGCCATGGTGGTCTCGGCGACCGACTCCAACCCGGTCCGGCACTTCCTCAACGACCAGTGCGTGCGGCACGCGACCCCGATGACGGTCGGGCTGGTGCACCGGGGCGGCATCGGCGGGACGGTCCTCGCGTACCGGCCCGGGGTCACCGGCTGCTACGCCTGCATGGAGACGGTCGCGGAGGGTCTCGGGCATCTGCCGGACGACGACGAGCTGCCGATCACCGAGGAGGAGGCCGAGACGCATTACGGGCACAACCTGCGCGACGTCGCGGCCGCCGGTCTGTCGAGCGACATCGCCATGATCGCCGCTCTGCACGCCCGGCTGACCATCAGCGAGCTGCTGAGCCGGGATCAGCGCGCCGAGAGCCCGAACTGGATCTCGATGCGGATCCGCGACGACGCGGGCCTCGCGCCCGAGGCGCATCGCCTGACGCTTCCCGCCATCGACAAGTGCCCGTCCTGCGGGCCGATCACCGAAGCCGCCACGGAAACGGTCACGGACAGGGCCACAGACAAGGTCACGGACAAGGCCACGGAGGGCTGA
- a CDS encoding MBL fold metallo-hydrolase has product MSTRVDHAVVAGTFSLDGQTYDVDNNIWVVGDDNDCVVIDAPHDVDAILRVVGGRKIVAIVCTHAHDDHVRVAPALRERTGAPIFLHPADRPLWELTHGTDEVWDADLTDGAEIAVGGTTLTVLHTPGHAPGAVCLYAPALGCVFTGDTLFQGGPGATGRSYSDAGLIVESIKAKLLALPEETVVHTGHGADTTIAAERDGLA; this is encoded by the coding sequence GTGAGCACCCGGGTGGATCACGCCGTCGTCGCCGGCACGTTCAGCCTGGACGGGCAGACCTACGACGTCGACAACAACATCTGGGTGGTCGGTGACGACAACGACTGCGTGGTGATCGACGCCCCGCACGACGTCGACGCGATCCTGCGGGTGGTCGGCGGCCGGAAGATCGTGGCGATCGTCTGCACGCACGCGCACGACGACCACGTCCGGGTCGCGCCCGCCCTGCGCGAGCGCACCGGCGCGCCGATCTTCCTGCACCCGGCGGACCGGCCGCTGTGGGAACTCACCCACGGCACGGACGAGGTGTGGGACGCGGACCTGACCGACGGCGCGGAGATCGCGGTCGGCGGGACGACGCTGACCGTGCTGCACACGCCCGGTCACGCGCCGGGTGCGGTCTGCCTGTACGCGCCGGCGCTGGGCTGCGTCTTCACCGGTGACACCCTGTTCCAGGGGGGTCCGGGGGCGACCGGCCGGTCGTACTCGGACGCGGGTTTGATCGTCGAATCGATCAAGGCGAAGTTGCTCGCCCTGCCCGAGGAGACGGTCGTGCACACCGGCCACGGCGCCGACACCACGATCGCCGCCGAACGCGACGGCCTGGCCTGA
- a CDS encoding S-(hydroxymethyl)mycothiol dehydrogenase encodes MQQVKAVIARAKGAPVELVTINVPDPGPGEAVVKIQSCGVCHTDLHYREGGINDEFPFLLGHEAAGIVEAVGDGVTGVAPGDFVVLNWRAVCGECRACKRGDLHYCFNTHNAKQKMTLEDGTELSPALGIGAFAEKTLVAAGQCTKVDPSARPAAVGLLGCGVMAGIGAAINTGGVTRGKSVAVIGCGGVGVAAVAGAALAGASPIIAVDIDPAKLEAARKLGATHLVDSSKTDPVAEIKRICAETYPGAEGADVVIEAVGRPETWKQAFYARDLAGVLVLVGVPTPDMKTPDLPLIDVFGRGGALKSSWYGDCLPSRDFPMLVDLYRQGRLDLDAFVTEEVGIEDVEAAFAKMHGPAAAGEAPVLRSVVVL; translated from the coding sequence ATGCAGCAGGTGAAAGCGGTCATCGCACGGGCCAAGGGCGCTCCGGTCGAGCTCGTGACGATCAACGTTCCCGACCCCGGGCCCGGTGAGGCCGTGGTGAAGATCCAGTCGTGCGGGGTGTGTCACACCGACCTGCACTACCGCGAGGGCGGCATCAACGACGAGTTCCCGTTCCTGCTCGGTCACGAGGCGGCCGGGATCGTGGAGGCGGTCGGTGACGGTGTCACCGGTGTCGCGCCGGGCGACTTCGTGGTGCTGAACTGGCGTGCCGTCTGCGGTGAGTGCCGGGCCTGCAAGCGCGGTGACCTGCACTACTGCTTCAACACGCACAACGCGAAGCAGAAGATGACCCTCGAGGACGGCACCGAGCTGTCGCCGGCGCTGGGTATCGGCGCGTTCGCCGAGAAGACCCTGGTCGCGGCCGGCCAGTGCACGAAGGTCGACCCTTCCGCGCGGCCCGCCGCCGTCGGCCTGCTGGGCTGCGGCGTGATGGCCGGCATCGGCGCGGCGATCAACACCGGCGGGGTGACCCGCGGCAAGTCGGTCGCGGTGATCGGCTGCGGTGGCGTGGGTGTCGCGGCGGTCGCGGGCGCGGCCCTCGCGGGCGCCTCGCCGATCATCGCGGTGGACATCGACCCGGCGAAGCTGGAGGCGGCCCGCAAGCTGGGCGCCACGCACCTGGTGGACTCGTCGAAGACGGATCCGGTCGCCGAGATCAAACGGATCTGCGCCGAGACCTACCCGGGCGCCGAGGGCGCCGACGTGGTGATCGAGGCGGTCGGCCGGCCGGAGACGTGGAAGCAGGCGTTCTACGCCCGTGACCTCGCCGGTGTTCTGGTGCTGGTCGGGGTGCCGACGCCGGACATGAAGACGCCGGACCTGCCGCTGATCGACGTGTTCGGCCGCGGCGGCGCGCTCAAATCCTCCTGGTACGGCGACTGCCTGCCGTCCCGGGACTTCCCGATGCTCGTCGACCTGTACCGGCAGGGCCGTCTCGACCTGGACGCGTTCGTCACCGAGGAGGTCGGCATCGAGGACGTGGAGGCCGCGTTCGCGAAGATGCACGGTCCGGCTGCTGCGGGCGAGGCGCCGGTGCTGCGTTCGGTGGTCGTCCTGTGA